From Streptomyces asiaticus, one genomic window encodes:
- a CDS encoding maleylpyruvate isomerase family mycothiol-dependent enzyme translates to MTDCTGADYVRDAAAVQAATDRLLTAVAALDEVSLARPSELPGWTRGHVLAHLARNADALVNLLTWARTGEETPMYPDAEARDADIRRDAARPLAVHLDDLRTSAARFDAAVAALPPERLPYEVTLRGGVREPAAGLPLRRLTEVELHHVDLGIGRTVADLPATFVESQLTVLTGTRFAGHPDIPPLRLVTGPGTADARHTGRPAAPGESPVTVTGSPAALLGWLTGRMDGAGLSCPDGPLPVLPALG, encoded by the coding sequence ATGACCGACTGCACCGGGGCCGACTACGTCCGGGACGCCGCCGCCGTACAGGCGGCGACGGACCGGCTGCTGACCGCCGTCGCCGCCCTCGACGAGGTCTCCCTCGCCCGTCCGTCGGAGCTCCCCGGCTGGACCCGCGGCCATGTCCTGGCCCACCTGGCCCGCAACGCGGACGCTCTGGTGAACCTCCTCACCTGGGCCCGGACCGGCGAAGAGACGCCGATGTACCCCGACGCGGAGGCGCGCGACGCCGACATCCGGCGGGATGCCGCCCGGCCGCTCGCCGTCCACCTGGACGACCTGCGCACCAGCGCCGCCCGCTTCGACGCGGCGGTCGCCGCGCTGCCCCCGGAGCGCCTGCCGTACGAGGTGACCCTGCGCGGCGGTGTCCGGGAGCCGGCCGCCGGGCTGCCGCTGCGCCGCCTCACCGAGGTCGAGCTGCACCATGTCGATCTCGGCATCGGCCGCACCGTGGCGGATCTGCCCGCCACGTTCGTCGAGAGCCAGCTCACCGTGCTCACTGGTACAAGGTTCGCCGGGCACCCGGATATTCCCCCGCTGCGGCTGGTCACCGGGCCCGGCACAGCGGACGCCCGGCACACCGGCCGCCCCGCCGCCCCCGGGGAGTCCCCGGTCACCGTCACCGGCTCCCCCGCCGCCCTGCTGGGCTGGCTCACCGGCCGTATGGACGGCGCCGGTCTCTCCTGCCCCGACGGTCCCTTGCCCGTCCTGCCCGCACTAGGCTGA
- the uvrA gene encoding excinuclease ABC subunit UvrA has protein sequence MADRLIVRGAREHNLKNVSLDLPRDSLIVFTGLSGSGKSSLAFDTIFAEGQRRYVESLSSYARQFLGQMDKPDVDFIEGLSPAVSIDQKSTSRNPRSTVGTITEVYDYLRLLFARIGKPHCPECGRPIARQSPQAIVDRVLELPEGSRFQVLSPLVRERKGEFADLFSDLQTKGYSRARVDGATIQLSDPPKLKKQEKHTIEVVVDRLTVKDSAKRRLTDSVETALGLSGGMVILDFVDLAEDDPQRERMFSEHLYCPYDDLSFEELEPRTFSFNSPFGACPECTGIGTRMEVDPELIVPDEEKSLDEGAIHPWSHGHTKDYFGRLVGALADALGFRTDVPWAGLPQRAKKALLNGHRTQIEVRYRNRYGRQRAYTTAFEGALPYVKRRHSEAESDASRERFEGYMREVPCPTCEGTRLKPIVLAVTVQDKSIADVSAMSISECAEFLRGMELSAREKTIAERVLKEVNERLRFLVDVGLDYLSLNRAAGTLSGGEAQRIRLATQIGSGLVGVLYVLDEPSIGLHQRDNHRLIETLVRLRDLGNTLIVVEHDEDTIKTSDWVVDIGPGAGEHGGKVVHSGPLSELLVNQESVTGHYLSGKKAIPLPAARRPMDPKRRLTVHGARENNLQDIDVSFPLGVLTAVTGVSGSGKSTLVNDILYTHLARELNGARAVPGRHTRVAGDDLVDKVVHVDQSPIGRTPRSNPATYTGVFDHVRKLFAETMEAKVRGYQPGRFSFNVKGGRCENCSGDGTIKIEMNFLPDVYVPCEVCHGARYNRETLEVHYKGKSIAEVLDMPIEEALDFFEAVPTIARHLRTLNEVGLGYVRLGQPAPTLSGGEAQRVKLASELQKRSTGRTVYVLDEPTTGLHFEDISKLISVLSGLVDKGNTVIVIEHNLDVIKTADWVVDMGPEGGSGGGLVIAEGTPEDVASIPVSHTGKFLRDMLGDRVSDATVPAARKGGVTTKKAPAKKAAAKSTAAKKTAAKKTVAKKAAAKTTAASKRAAAK, from the coding sequence GTGGCCGACCGTCTCATCGTTCGTGGCGCTCGCGAGCACAATCTCAAGAACGTCTCACTCGACCTTCCTCGCGACTCGCTCATCGTCTTCACCGGGCTGTCCGGGTCGGGCAAGTCGTCCCTCGCGTTCGACACGATCTTCGCCGAGGGGCAGCGCCGGTACGTCGAGTCGCTCTCCTCCTACGCCCGCCAGTTCCTGGGGCAGATGGACAAGCCCGATGTGGACTTCATCGAGGGGCTGTCCCCCGCGGTGTCGATCGACCAGAAGTCGACCTCGCGGAATCCGCGCTCGACGGTCGGCACCATCACCGAGGTCTATGACTACCTCCGGTTGCTGTTCGCCCGTATCGGCAAGCCGCACTGCCCCGAGTGCGGCCGTCCGATCGCCCGCCAGTCGCCGCAGGCGATCGTGGACCGGGTGCTCGAGCTTCCCGAGGGCAGCCGCTTCCAGGTGCTCTCCCCGCTGGTGCGCGAGCGCAAGGGGGAGTTCGCCGACCTCTTCTCCGATCTCCAGACCAAGGGCTACAGCCGCGCCCGGGTGGACGGCGCGACCATCCAGCTGTCCGACCCGCCGAAGCTGAAGAAGCAGGAGAAGCACACCATCGAGGTGGTCGTGGACCGCCTCACCGTCAAGGACAGCGCCAAGCGCCGGCTGACGGACTCGGTGGAGACCGCGCTCGGCCTCTCCGGCGGCATGGTGATCCTCGACTTCGTGGACCTGGCGGAGGACGACCCGCAGCGGGAGCGGATGTTCTCCGAGCATCTCTACTGCCCGTACGACGACCTGTCCTTCGAGGAGCTGGAGCCGCGCACCTTCTCCTTCAACTCGCCTTTCGGCGCCTGCCCGGAGTGCACCGGCATCGGCACCCGGATGGAGGTCGACCCGGAGCTGATCGTCCCGGACGAGGAGAAGTCGCTGGACGAGGGCGCCATCCACCCCTGGTCCCACGGCCACACCAAGGACTACTTCGGCCGTCTGGTCGGCGCGCTCGCCGACGCGCTCGGCTTCCGTACCGACGTCCCCTGGGCCGGGCTTCCGCAGCGCGCCAAGAAGGCGCTGCTCAACGGGCACCGGACCCAGATCGAGGTCCGCTACCGCAATCGCTACGGCCGCCAGCGGGCGTACACCACGGCCTTCGAGGGCGCGCTGCCCTATGTGAAGCGGCGCCACTCGGAGGCGGAGAGCGACGCCAGCCGGGAGCGGTTCGAGGGCTATATGCGCGAGGTGCCCTGCCCCACCTGTGAGGGCACCCGCCTGAAGCCGATCGTTCTGGCCGTCACCGTGCAGGACAAGTCCATCGCGGATGTCTCGGCGATGTCGATCAGCGAATGCGCCGAGTTCCTGCGCGGCATGGAGCTGAGCGCGCGCGAGAAGACCATCGCCGAGCGGGTCCTCAAGGAGGTCAACGAGCGGCTGCGGTTCCTGGTCGACGTCGGCCTGGACTATCTCTCGCTCAACCGCGCCGCGGGCACCCTCTCCGGCGGCGAGGCCCAGCGCATCCGGCTGGCCACCCAGATCGGCTCCGGTCTGGTCGGTGTGCTCTATGTGCTGGACGAGCCGTCCATCGGCCTGCACCAGCGCGACAACCACCGGCTGATCGAGACGCTGGTGCGGCTGCGCGACCTCGGCAACACCCTGATCGTCGTGGAGCACGACGAGGACACCATCAAGACCTCGGACTGGGTGGTGGACATCGGCCCGGGCGCGGGCGAGCACGGCGGCAAGGTGGTGCACAGCGGGCCGCTGAGCGAGCTGCTGGTCAACCAGGAGTCGGTGACCGGGCACTATCTGTCCGGCAAGAAGGCCATCCCGCTGCCGGCGGCGCGCCGGCCCATGGACCCCAAGCGGCGCCTCACGGTCCACGGCGCCCGGGAGAACAACCTCCAGGACATCGATGTGTCCTTCCCGCTGGGGGTGCTCACCGCCGTCACCGGTGTCTCGGGATCGGGTAAGTCCACGCTGGTCAACGACATCCTCTACACCCATCTGGCCCGCGAGCTGAACGGCGCGCGGGCGGTTCCCGGGCGCCACACCCGGGTCGCGGGCGACGATCTCGTCGACAAGGTGGTGCATGTCGACCAGTCGCCCATCGGCCGCACCCCGCGCTCGAACCCGGCCACGTACACCGGCGTCTTCGACCATGTGCGCAAGCTGTTCGCGGAGACGATGGAGGCCAAGGTCCGCGGGTACCAGCCCGGGCGGTTCTCCTTCAACGTCAAGGGCGGCCGCTGCGAGAACTGCTCCGGTGACGGCACCATCAAGATCGAGATGAACTTCCTGCCGGATGTGTATGTGCCGTGCGAGGTCTGCCACGGCGCGCGCTACAACCGGGAGACCCTGGAGGTGCACTACAAGGGCAAGTCCATCGCCGAGGTGCTGGACATGCCCATCGAGGAGGCCCTGGACTTCTTCGAGGCGGTGCCCACCATCGCCCGCCATCTGCGCACCCTCAACGAGGTCGGGCTGGGCTATGTCCGGCTCGGACAGCCCGCGCCGACCCTCTCCGGCGGTGAGGCCCAGCGCGTCAAGCTGGCGAGCGAGCTCCAGAAGCGGTCGACCGGCCGCACGGTGTATGTGCTGGACGAGCCGACCACCGGTCTGCACTTCGAGGACATCAGCAAGCTGATCAGCGTGCTCTCCGGCCTGGTCGACAAGGGCAACACGGTGATCGTCATCGAGCACAACCTCGATGTGATCAAGACGGCCGACTGGGTCGTGGACATGGGCCCCGAGGGCGGCAGCGGCGGCGGTCTGGTGATCGCCGAGGGCACCCCGGAGGACGTGGCCTCGATCCCGGTCAGCCACACCGGGAAGTTCCTGCGGGACATGCTGGGCGACCGGGTGAGCGACGCCACGGTGCCCGCCGCGCGCAAGGGCGGTGTGACCACCAAGAAGGCGCCCGCCAAGAAGGCCGCCGCGAAGTCCACGGCGGCCAAGAAGACTGCGGCGAAGAAGACCGTGGCCAAGAAGGCGGCGGCCAAGACCACGGCCGCCTCCAAGCGGGCGGCCGCCAAGTAG
- a CDS encoding carbohydrate kinase family protein, whose amino-acid sequence MIVVAGEALIDLVPERTPSPAAGDRLPALRPARGGGPYNTALALGRLGSPTAFCSRVSTDGFGEALLEGLRMDGVDTALVQRGEEPTTLAVASIGADGSAGYGFYVQGTADRLFTLPPSLPEGVSALSLGTCSLVLEPGASAYEELLRREAARGVFTTLDPNIRTGLIPDADAYRARFHGWLPHIGLLKLSIEDARWLADSEDAGDVERAVGAWLAAGPAAVVLTHGGEGLSVRRQDGSVISVPGERVDIVDTIGAGDTVNAALLHRLAGHQALSAPALAKLDEAAWRDVLGFAARAAAITCSRAGAEPPYASELA is encoded by the coding sequence GTGATCGTCGTCGCCGGAGAAGCCCTGATCGACCTCGTGCCCGAGCGCACGCCGAGCCCCGCGGCGGGTGACCGGCTGCCCGCGCTGCGGCCCGCGCGCGGCGGCGGCCCGTACAACACCGCGCTGGCCCTGGGGCGGCTCGGCTCGCCCACCGCCTTCTGCTCGCGGGTCTCCACGGACGGCTTCGGGGAGGCGCTGCTGGAGGGGCTGCGGATGGACGGCGTGGACACCGCGCTGGTGCAGCGCGGCGAGGAGCCCACGACGCTGGCCGTCGCCTCCATCGGGGCCGATGGCTCGGCCGGGTACGGCTTCTATGTGCAGGGCACCGCGGACCGGCTCTTCACCCTGCCGCCGTCCCTTCCCGAGGGGGTGAGCGCGCTGTCGCTGGGCACCTGCTCACTGGTGCTGGAGCCGGGCGCGAGCGCGTACGAGGAGCTGCTGCGGCGCGAGGCCGCGCGCGGGGTCTTCACCACGCTGGACCCCAATATCCGCACCGGGCTGATCCCCGACGCCGACGCCTACCGGGCCCGCTTCCACGGCTGGCTGCCCCATATCGGCCTGCTGAAGCTGTCCATAGAGGACGCGAGGTGGCTGGCCGACTCGGAGGACGCGGGGGATGTCGAGCGGGCCGTGGGCGCGTGGCTGGCGGCGGGTCCGGCGGCCGTGGTGCTCACCCACGGCGGGGAGGGGCTGAGCGTACGGCGGCAGGACGGCTCGGTGATCTCGGTGCCGGGCGAGCGGGTGGACATCGTGGACACCATCGGGGCGGGCGACACCGTGAACGCCGCGCTGCTGCACCGGCTGGCGGGGCACCAGGCGCTGTCGGCGCCCGCGCTGGCCAAGCTGGACGAGGCGGCCTGGCGGGATGTGCTGGGCTTCGCCGCCCGCGCCGCCGCGATCACCTGCTCCCGGGCGGGCGCGGAGCCGCCCTACGCGTCCGAGCTGGCCTGA
- a CDS encoding LacI family DNA-binding transcriptional regulator, giving the protein MATMVDVARRAGVSVATVSHVLNETRPVRPGTRKAVLDAIDDLGYIPNTLARSLVTARTRSIGLAVSAISNPYFTEILQGVESSALERGYGLLIADPHDDPAHELTVVRLLHERRVDGVIVAPSAEPAGLLEYLARRKIPAVFLDRLVGDAHDQVCAENARPVEQLVDHLADLGHLRIGLVAGLPGLSTTSERIAGYRAGLERHGLPFRPGLLAEGHSEARGAEDAVHRLLASPEPPTAIITANNAMTIGALRALRTAGLRVPDDLALVCFDDFSWADVFSPGLTAISQPSREVGATAVRLLLERLENPGRPPRTVRLPCAFVHRTSCGCVAEALDRPPLPGTPGLAGKDPVS; this is encoded by the coding sequence ATGGCAACCATGGTCGATGTCGCCCGGCGCGCCGGGGTGTCCGTGGCCACCGTCTCGCATGTGCTCAACGAGACCCGGCCGGTCCGCCCCGGCACCCGTAAGGCCGTACTGGACGCCATCGACGACCTCGGGTACATCCCCAATACGCTGGCGCGCTCCCTGGTGACCGCGCGTACCCGCTCGATCGGCCTGGCCGTCTCGGCCATCAGCAATCCGTACTTCACCGAGATCCTCCAGGGCGTCGAGTCCAGCGCCCTGGAGCGGGGCTATGGGCTGCTGATCGCCGATCCGCATGACGACCCCGCGCATGAGCTCACCGTCGTCCGGCTGCTGCATGAGCGGCGGGTGGACGGGGTGATCGTCGCCCCGTCGGCCGAGCCCGCCGGGCTGCTGGAGTATCTGGCCCGCCGTAAGATCCCCGCCGTCTTCCTCGACCGGCTGGTCGGCGACGCCCATGACCAGGTGTGCGCCGAGAACGCCCGCCCCGTCGAACAGCTGGTCGACCATCTCGCCGATCTCGGCCACCTCCGCATCGGACTGGTCGCGGGACTGCCGGGGCTGAGCACCACCAGCGAGCGGATCGCGGGCTACCGGGCCGGTCTGGAGCGCCATGGGCTGCCGTTCCGCCCCGGGCTGCTGGCCGAGGGCCACTCCGAGGCGCGGGGCGCGGAGGACGCCGTCCACCGGCTGCTGGCCTCCCCCGAGCCGCCCACCGCGATCATCACCGCGAACAACGCGATGACCATCGGCGCGCTGCGCGCCCTGCGGACGGCGGGGCTGAGGGTGCCGGACGATCTCGCGCTGGTCTGCTTCGACGACTTCTCCTGGGCGGATGTCTTCTCCCCCGGACTCACCGCGATCTCCCAGCCCAGCCGGGAGGTCGGCGCCACCGCCGTCCGGCTGCTGCTCGAGCGGCTGGAGAATCCGGGGCGGCCGCCGCGCACCGTACGGCTGCCCTGCGCCTTCGTCCACCGCACCTCGTGCGGCTGTGTGGCCGAAGCCCTCGACCGACCACCGCTCCCCGGAACCCCCGGACTCGCCGGAAAGGACCCCGTCTCGTGA
- a CDS encoding ubiquinol-cytochrome c reductase iron-sulfur subunit: MSSQPASRRTVLCRAALAGAAGLGVAACSPGGSGKKASPTPTAPVELGSAGVVPVGGAKIYREQRVVVAQPAKGEFTAFSAVCTHAGCVVDTVEDGKINCPCHGSQFDARTGKVVQGPAEKPLPSVPVTTKGGRLVAGPDA, encoded by the coding sequence ATGTCCAGCCAGCCCGCCTCCCGTCGAACCGTGCTGTGCCGCGCCGCGCTGGCCGGAGCCGCCGGGCTCGGCGTGGCGGCCTGCTCCCCGGGCGGATCGGGCAAGAAGGCGTCCCCGACGCCCACCGCCCCGGTCGAGCTCGGCTCGGCCGGTGTCGTGCCGGTTGGCGGCGCCAAGATCTACCGCGAGCAGCGGGTGGTGGTCGCCCAGCCCGCCAAGGGCGAGTTCACGGCGTTCAGCGCGGTGTGCACCCACGCCGGATGCGTCGTCGACACGGTCGAGGACGGCAAGATCAACTGCCCCTGCCACGGCAGCCAGTTCGACGCCCGCACCGGCAAGGTCGTCCAGGGGCCCGCGGAGAAGCCGCTGCCGTCGGTCCCGGTCACCACGAAGGGCGGACGGCTCGTCGCGGGCCCCGACGCCTGA